The Thermococcus henrietii genome segment TCGCGAGCTCCCTCTCGTCGGGCTTGTTTGGGGCGAGCTCGTTCCTCTCGTAGGCCTTCCGCAGGAGGAACCACTCGACGAGGTTGCCCGTGCTCGAGCGCGAGACGTCCCAGAGGCTCTGGCCTATTAGCCTGGAAAGCTGGGCCTCCATCGGGAAGAACTCCCTTCCAAGCTCGTAGGTCACCTTCGCGTCCTCCATCGAGTAGCGGGCGACCCTTTCAAGGCCCTCCCCGCTCTCCCAGGCCTGCGCTATCTCCTCGGCGTAAACCTTCTCCTTGGGCTTTCCAAAGATTGCCTCGTAAACGGCCTCAAGGGTGTATGTCGGGAGGTTTATCGTGCGCCTTATGACGGGATAGAGGTCGAAGTGTATCCTGCCCTTCACCTCGACGGCAAACCTGTCCCCCATGCGCTGTATCTTCGGCTCGCTCCCATCTCTGCCGAGTGTGAACTTTATTCCGAGCTTCTCACAGCGCTTCTTCAGGTAGGTGAAGTCGAAGTTGTCGCCGTTGTATGTGATGAGCACGTCGGGGTCTTTCTCCTTAACAATCCTGAGAAATCGCTTAATCATCTCCTTCTCGGTCGAGACGACGTCAACGTACGGAAGGTCAATCTTCTTCCAGGTTATGACCCTCGCCTCTCTCCCGTCGGCGTAGCTTATCATGAGGATCGGGCCCTCGGCGAACTCCTCGCCCTCGTGATAGAGCGTTTCGATATCGAAGGCGAGCATCGTGAGCTCCTCGTCGCCCTCCATCGGAATCAGGCCCTTGTCGATGAGGTAGCGCTTGGCAAAGGGTATGTCGTACTCGTAGATGTCAACGACAGCGGGGTGGGCGCGTATCCTGTCTCGAATCGCCGGGACGTCCTGAGGATGGTTGAAGTATAGCTTCCAGACCTCTATCGGCCTGCCGAGGAACTTCTTCTGCACCTTCTCGGCGCGCTTCACCCTGACGACCGTCCCGTGCCTCTTTGCGGTTACCTTCTTGACGTCCTCTATCGCCGAATCGTCCTTCAGGAGGGCGTAGAAGTAGGGCTCGAAGGTTCTGTCGTACTCGATTTTAAACTCGCCGTTCTCCTTTTTGAAGACCCTTATCACGGGCTTCCCGTTCTCGGTGATGTAGTCGGTATCGAGAATCATGACTCACACCTAAGGTTTTATCGAATCGGGGACTAATAAACCTCACCGCCACCTTTTTAAAGCGCCCCGCGAAGGGCCGAGCATGGAGCTGTTTTACAGGGTGAGCTTTCAGGAGGTCGTTGCGGACGCTTTGAGCCTAGTTGAGGAGCGTGAGCTCTCCTCCAAGCACGCCCTTGAGCGGGTCTTCCGGAAGGTTGCCGGAAAGGACAGAGAGAAGGCTCGCGGATTGGCCCACGCCTACGTCTTCGAGATTGAGAAGTGGAAGGGGAAGATAGACTTCATCATAAACTCCGTGCTGAAGGGTTCGAAGGTGGAAGACCTCGACCCCTATCTCGCCAATCTCCTCCGCATCGGGACGTTTGAAATCCACTTCCGGAAGGTTCCTCCCGCCATAGCTACCGACTCCGTCGTGAGGGTCGTTAAGGAGCGCTTTGACTTCAGCCGGGCGAAGTTCGTCAACGCGCTGATGCACTCGATAGAGAAGTTCGACGTGGAGAGGGCATTGAAACGGCTCAAGGAGAGGGATAGGATTGAGTGGCTTTCTGTTCGCTTCTCCCACCCGCGCTGGTACGTTGAGTACGTGATAGAGCTTCTGGGCTACGACGAAGCTGTAAGGCTTCTCCTCAGCAACAACAGGCCTCAGAGGTACTACGTTCGCGCGAACACTCTAAAGACCGACGTGGACTCACTGAGAGATTACCTTGAGGAGAACGGTGTGAGAACCGCCTTAACTCCAGTCCCGGACGTTCTGAAGGTCCTCGACTACAAGACGCCGGTGACGAGGCTTGGCTGGTATAAAGAG includes the following:
- a CDS encoding RsmB/NOP family class I SAM-dependent RNA methyltransferase; the protein is MELFYRVSFQEVVADALSLVEERELSSKHALERVFRKVAGKDREKARGLAHAYVFEIEKWKGKIDFIINSVLKGSKVEDLDPYLANLLRIGTFEIHFRKVPPAIATDSVVRVVKERFDFSRAKFVNALMHSIEKFDVERALKRLKERDRIEWLSVRFSHPRWYVEYVIELLGYDEAVRLLLSNNRPQRYYVRANTLKTDVDSLRDYLEENGVRTALTPVPDVLKVLDYKTPVTRLGWYKEGKFVIQDLASAYVAHVLNPEPGERVLDLAAAPGSKTFHAAALMENKGEIVAVDYSYDRLMRMKEKMKLLGIKNVKLVHADGQSFKDKAKFDRVILDAPCSSSGTYRQFPEVKWRFDENKIKRIISVQRNMLRNAHENLRGGGEMTYSTCSIRIDEDEENVLFAVERVGLELLPHDFSWGDRGFLEIGDKVFRAWTHRHDCNSFFIAKMGKG